Proteins from a single region of Amycolatopsis sp. CA-230715:
- a CDS encoding cupin domain-containing protein: MQIRRVVTGHDSEGKARVVDDGQVEPITSDLMPGCAAYRLWGRDERPIFPDDGGPHPAEAWYPPADGSRFMVNVIAPGELTPPADLDPAAARAELERRMPGAIAAMDPTDPGMHTTDSIDYVMVVSGEVTLRLEDQQTVLRTGDVLVQNGTRHAWHNHGTEPCTIVGIAVGAERG; this comes from the coding sequence ATGCAGATTCGACGAGTGGTCACCGGGCACGACTCCGAGGGCAAAGCCCGCGTGGTCGATGACGGCCAGGTCGAGCCCATCACCTCCGACCTGATGCCCGGGTGCGCCGCCTACCGGCTGTGGGGCCGGGACGAGCGGCCGATCTTCCCGGACGACGGCGGCCCACACCCCGCCGAGGCGTGGTATCCACCCGCGGACGGGTCGCGGTTCATGGTCAACGTGATCGCGCCGGGCGAGCTGACCCCGCCCGCGGATCTCGACCCGGCCGCGGCCAGGGCCGAGCTGGAGCGGCGGATGCCGGGCGCGATCGCCGCGATGGACCCGACCGATCCGGGGATGCACACCACCGACAGCATCGACTACGTCATGGTCGTCTCGGGCGAGGTCACGCTTCGGCTCGAAGACCAGCAGACCGTGCTGAGGACGGGCGACGTGCTCGTCCAGAACGGCACACGGCACGCCTGGCACAACCATGGCACTGAGCCCTGCACGATCGTCGGCATCGCCGTGGGCGCGGAGCGCGGCTGA